Proteins co-encoded in one Odontesthes bonariensis isolate fOdoBon6 chromosome 24, fOdoBon6.hap1, whole genome shotgun sequence genomic window:
- the atp5mj gene encoding ATP synthase F(0) complex subunit j, mitochondrial — protein sequence MAGRLFANWWSVVSPYYSKAYHEIWVGVGIMAGLYYKVSYGGKKAVKDKPAH from the exons ATGGCCGGGCGCCTGTTTGCAAACTGGTGGAGCGTAGTGAGCCCTTACTACTCCAAGGCATACCATGAGATATGGGTTGGAGTTGGCATCATGGCAGGCCTGTACTACAAGGTTTCCTATGGGG GCAAGAAGGCTGTGAAGGACA AGCCTGCACACTGA